Proteins encoded within one genomic window of Brassica rapa cultivar Chiifu-401-42 chromosome A09, CAAS_Brap_v3.01, whole genome shotgun sequence:
- the LOC103846362 gene encoding protein PECTIC ARABINOGALACTAN SYNTHESIS-RELATED isoform X2: protein MAELRHSSSLVTRSSSSPLRAGDEDSSRDRDRPIWWVPFLGGDDLRASPQKSKVSIFLILILAAVASLISVYVLVSHLNAPYLCKKDGIVLNCPHVKESASRWENPLPATTSWKPCAERRIGGGVSDVLPENETNGYVFIHAEGGLNQQRIAICNAVAVAKIMNATLILPVLKQDQIWKDQTKFEDIFDVDHFIDYLKDDVRIVKDIPDWFTDKTELFSSIRRTVKNIPKYAAAQFYIDNVLPRIKEKKIMALKPFVDRLGYDNVPQEINRLRCRVNYHALKFLPEIEQMADSIASRMRNRTGTPNPYMALHLRFEKGMVGLSFCDFVGTREEKARMAEYRQKEWPRRFKNGSHLWQLALQKRKEGRCPLEPGEVAVILRAMGYPKETQIYVASGQVYGGQNRMAPLRNMFPNLVTKEDLAGKEELASFRKHVTSLAALDFLVCLKSDVFVMTHGGNFAKLIIGARRYMGHRQKSIKPDKGLMSKSFGDAYMGWATFVEDVVVTHQTRTGLPEGTFPNYDLWENPLTPCMCKA from the exons ATGGCGGAGCTGCGTCACTCGAGCTCTCTCGTTACCCGATCTTCTTCCTCTCCGCTACGCGCCGGAGACGAGGACTCCTCGAGAGATCGAGACCGTCCGATCTGGTGGGTTCCTTTCCTCGGCGGAGACGATCTCAGGGCTTCTCCGCAGAAGAGTAAAGTCTCGATCTTTCTGATACTGATCCTCGCCGCCGTCGCAAGCTTGATCTCCGTTTACGTCCTTGTTAGCCACTTG AATGCGCCCTACTTGTGTAAGAAAGATGGGATTGTACTCAACTGTCCTCAT GTGAAGGAGTCAGCTTCTCGTTGGGAGAATCCTTTGCCTGCAACTACGTCTTGGAAGCCTTGCGCTGAGCGGCGCATTGGTGGAGGAGTCTCTG atGTTCTTCCTGAGAATGAAACAAATGGTTATGTTTTCATTCATGCTGAAGGTGGTTTGAATCAGCAGCGGATTGCT atCTGTAATGCAGTTGCTGTTGCCAAGATTATGAATGCAACTCTGATTCTACCAGTACTGAAGCAGGATCAAATTTGGAAAGACCAAAC GAAGTTTGAAGACATTTTTGATGTAGATCATTTTATTGATTACTTGAAAGATGATGTCCGAATCGTTAAAGACATACCTGACTGGTTCACTGACAAAACAGAGTTATTCTCTAGCATAAG AAGAACAGTCAAAAACATTCCCAAATATGCAGCAGCACAGTTCTATATAGACAATGTATTGCCAAGgataaaggagaagaagataatgGCATTGAAGCCTTTTGTAGATCGACTTGG GTATGACAATGTACCTCAAGAAATCAACAGATTAAGATGCCGTGTAAATTACCATGCCCTCAAATTTCTCCCAGAGATAGAGCAAATGGCTGATTCAATTGCTTCTAGAATGAGAAACCGCACTGGAACTCCAAATCCTTACAT GGCTCTCCATCTTAGGTTCGAGAAAGGAATGGTTGGACTGTCGTTTTGTGATTTTGTGGGGACAAGGGAAGAGAAAGCTAGAATGGCGGAGTACAGACAAAAGGAATGGCCTCGGCGCTTCAAG AATGGCTCCCATCTCTGGCAGCTAGCCTTGCAGAAgcggaaagaaggtagatgccCTCTTGAGCCGGGAGAAGTTGCTGTGATCCTACGCGCAATGGGGTATCCAAAAGAAACACAGATCTATGTAGCATCTGGTCAAGTCTATGGAGGCCAAAACCGTATGGCTCCACTAAGAAACATGTTCCCAAACTTG GTAACAAAGGAGGATTTAGCAGGGAAAGAGGAACTAGCAAGCTTTAGAAAGCACGTGACGAGCTTAGCTGCTCTAGACTTCTTGGTGTGTTTGAAGTCAGATGTGTTTGTGATGACACACGGTGGAAACTTTGCGAAACTGATCATTGGAGCAAGGAGATACATGGGCCATCGCCAGAAATCAATCAAGCCGGATAAAGGATTGATGTCGAAATCATTTGGGGATGCTTACATGGGATGGGCAACTTTTGTGGAGGATGTAGTTGTAACTCATCAAACAAGGACCGGTTTGCCTGAAGGAACTTTCCCTAACTATGATCTTTGGGAGAATCCTCTCACTCCATGTATGTGTAAAGCTTAA
- the LOC103846362 gene encoding protein PECTIC ARABINOGALACTAN SYNTHESIS-RELATED isoform X1, translated as MAELRHSSSLVTRSSSSPLRAGDEDSSRDRDRPIWWVPFLGGDDLRASPQKSKVSIFLILILAAVASLISVYVLVSHLNAPYLCKKDGIVLNCPHVKESASRWENPLPATTSWKPCAERRIGGGVSGILENDVLPENETNGYVFIHAEGGLNQQRIAICNAVAVAKIMNATLILPVLKQDQIWKDQTKFEDIFDVDHFIDYLKDDVRIVKDIPDWFTDKTELFSSIRRTVKNIPKYAAAQFYIDNVLPRIKEKKIMALKPFVDRLGYDNVPQEINRLRCRVNYHALKFLPEIEQMADSIASRMRNRTGTPNPYMALHLRFEKGMVGLSFCDFVGTREEKARMAEYRQKEWPRRFKNGSHLWQLALQKRKEGRCPLEPGEVAVILRAMGYPKETQIYVASGQVYGGQNRMAPLRNMFPNLVTKEDLAGKEELASFRKHVTSLAALDFLVCLKSDVFVMTHGGNFAKLIIGARRYMGHRQKSIKPDKGLMSKSFGDAYMGWATFVEDVVVTHQTRTGLPEGTFPNYDLWENPLTPCMCKA; from the exons ATGGCGGAGCTGCGTCACTCGAGCTCTCTCGTTACCCGATCTTCTTCCTCTCCGCTACGCGCCGGAGACGAGGACTCCTCGAGAGATCGAGACCGTCCGATCTGGTGGGTTCCTTTCCTCGGCGGAGACGATCTCAGGGCTTCTCCGCAGAAGAGTAAAGTCTCGATCTTTCTGATACTGATCCTCGCCGCCGTCGCAAGCTTGATCTCCGTTTACGTCCTTGTTAGCCACTTG AATGCGCCCTACTTGTGTAAGAAAGATGGGATTGTACTCAACTGTCCTCAT GTGAAGGAGTCAGCTTCTCGTTGGGAGAATCCTTTGCCTGCAACTACGTCTTGGAAGCCTTGCGCTGAGCGGCGCATTGGTGGAGGAGTCTCTGGTATATTAGAGAATG atGTTCTTCCTGAGAATGAAACAAATGGTTATGTTTTCATTCATGCTGAAGGTGGTTTGAATCAGCAGCGGATTGCT atCTGTAATGCAGTTGCTGTTGCCAAGATTATGAATGCAACTCTGATTCTACCAGTACTGAAGCAGGATCAAATTTGGAAAGACCAAAC GAAGTTTGAAGACATTTTTGATGTAGATCATTTTATTGATTACTTGAAAGATGATGTCCGAATCGTTAAAGACATACCTGACTGGTTCACTGACAAAACAGAGTTATTCTCTAGCATAAG AAGAACAGTCAAAAACATTCCCAAATATGCAGCAGCACAGTTCTATATAGACAATGTATTGCCAAGgataaaggagaagaagataatgGCATTGAAGCCTTTTGTAGATCGACTTGG GTATGACAATGTACCTCAAGAAATCAACAGATTAAGATGCCGTGTAAATTACCATGCCCTCAAATTTCTCCCAGAGATAGAGCAAATGGCTGATTCAATTGCTTCTAGAATGAGAAACCGCACTGGAACTCCAAATCCTTACAT GGCTCTCCATCTTAGGTTCGAGAAAGGAATGGTTGGACTGTCGTTTTGTGATTTTGTGGGGACAAGGGAAGAGAAAGCTAGAATGGCGGAGTACAGACAAAAGGAATGGCCTCGGCGCTTCAAG AATGGCTCCCATCTCTGGCAGCTAGCCTTGCAGAAgcggaaagaaggtagatgccCTCTTGAGCCGGGAGAAGTTGCTGTGATCCTACGCGCAATGGGGTATCCAAAAGAAACACAGATCTATGTAGCATCTGGTCAAGTCTATGGAGGCCAAAACCGTATGGCTCCACTAAGAAACATGTTCCCAAACTTG GTAACAAAGGAGGATTTAGCAGGGAAAGAGGAACTAGCAAGCTTTAGAAAGCACGTGACGAGCTTAGCTGCTCTAGACTTCTTGGTGTGTTTGAAGTCAGATGTGTTTGTGATGACACACGGTGGAAACTTTGCGAAACTGATCATTGGAGCAAGGAGATACATGGGCCATCGCCAGAAATCAATCAAGCCGGATAAAGGATTGATGTCGAAATCATTTGGGGATGCTTACATGGGATGGGCAACTTTTGTGGAGGATGTAGTTGTAACTCATCAAACAAGGACCGGTTTGCCTGAAGGAACTTTCCCTAACTATGATCTTTGGGAGAATCCTCTCACTCCATGTATGTGTAAAGCTTAA
- the LOC103846352 gene encoding pentatricopeptide repeat-containing protein At3g26540, with protein MTLTGVSAAVGRVLSRDKTSKRVLNKSSTRPEKNSATHQILEQLEHGHISKAVSLLFPSLEPVSHWLYERLLRSCSSKSLVVQARKVVSHLVTFSPLPPIFLLNRAIEAYGRIGCVSDARELFEQMPERDGGSWNALITACGKNYLHDEVFRAFVRMSRDGIRGSETSFSGVLKSCGFVLDLRLLMQLHCSVVKYGYSGNVDLGTSFVDVYGKCGAMSDARRVFDEIESPSDVSWNVVVRRYLEMGLNDEAVVMFFKMLELNVRPLNHTVSSVVLACSRSLTLEVGMVIHAIALKLKFLPDTIVSTSIFDMYVKCGRLESARRVFDQTESKDLKFWTSAMSGYAMNGITRDARELFDLMPERNIISWNAMLGGYVRASEWDGALEFLSLMRKEVEGIDNVTLVWILNVCSGVSDVQTGKQAHGFIYRHGYDANLIVANAVLDMYGKCGAFGSANALFCQMSELRDEVSWNALLTGLARVGRSEQALSFFEGMQLEAKPSKYTLATLLAGCANVPALGLGKATHGFLIRNGYDVDDVLRGAMVDMYSKCRCFDYAIKVFEEAAATRDLMLWNSMIRGCYRNGRSKEVFELFMAMEDEGVKPDHVTFLGILRACIREGHVELGFQYFSSMSTKYFVLPQVEHYDCMVELYCKYGCLRQLEEFLLLMPFDPPVQMLTRINDASKKYGWRKLGEWAAKRLHE; from the coding sequence ATGACACTGACCGGAGTTTCTGCCGCCGTTGGCCGTGTTCTCAGCCGCGACAAAACCAGCAAGCGTGTCCTCAACAAATCCTCGACCCGACCCGAAAAAAACTCAGCGACCCACCAAATCCTCGAGCAACTAGAACACGGTCACATCTCCAAAGCCGTCTCTCTCCTCTTCCCTTCTCTAGAGCCAGTCTCACACTGGCTATACGAGCGTCTTCTCCGCTCATGCTCCTCGAAATCACTCGTCGTGCAAGCCCGCAAAGTCGTCTCCCACCTGGTGACGTTCTCTCCCCTCCCCCCGATCTTCCTACTCAACCGAGCCATCGAAGCTTACGGGAGAATCGGGTGCGTGAGCGATGCGCGCGAGCTGTTCGAGCAAATGCCTGAACGAGACGGCGGGTCTTGGAACGCGCTGATCACTGCTTGCGGTAAGAACTACCTCCACGACGAGGTGTTTCGTGCGTTTGTTAGGATGAGTAGAGATGGGATACGAGGGTCCGAGACGTCTTTCTCCGGCGTGTTGAAGTCGTGCGGTTTCGTCTTGGACTTGAGGTTGCTGATGCAGCTTCATTGCTCTGTGGTGAAGTATGGATACTCAGGGAATGTTGATTTGGGGACTTCGTTTGTTGATGTTTACGGGAAGTGTGGGGCTATGAGCGATGCGAGGAGAGTGTTTGATGAGATTGAAAGCCCTAGTGATGTTTCTTGGAACGTGGTTGTGAGGAGGTATCTTGAGATGGGGTTGAACGATGAGGCGGTGGTGATGTTCTTCAAGATGCTAGAGTTGAATGTTCGACCTTTGAATCATACAGTCTCTAGTGTGGTTTTAGCTTGTTCAAGATCACTAACCCTCGAGGTGGGAATGGTGATCCACGCCATTGCTCTCAAACTCAAATTCTTGCCAGACACGATTGTTTCTACCTCTATCTTTGATATGTATGTAAAATGCGGGAGGCTGGAGAGTGCTCGTAGAGTATTTGATCAAACCGAGTCTAAAGACTTGAAGTTCTGGACTTCAGCTATGTCAGGTTACGCGATGAACGGTATAACTAGAGACGCAAGGGAGCTCTTTGATTTGATGCCTGAGAGGAATATAATCTCGTGGAACGCTATGTTAGGTGGATACGTGCGTGCTAGCGAATGGGACGGGGCGCTAGAGTTTTTATCCCTGATGCGCAAGGAGGTGGAAGGTATCGATAACGTCACTCTCGTGTGGATTCTGAATGTCTGCTCAGGTGTTTCAGATGTTCAAACGGGGAAGCAAGCTCACGGTTTCATCTACAGGCATGGTTACGATGCGAATTTGATTGTAGCTAATGCGGTTCTCGATATGTATGGCAAATGCGGCGCCTTTGGGAGCGCCAATGCTTTGTTCTGTCAGATGAGTGAGCTAAGAGACGAGGTTTCATGGAACGCTTTGTTAACTGGCTTAGCTAGAGTCGGCAGGAGTGAGCAAGCCTTATCTTTCTTCGAAGGGATGCAGCTCGAGGCGAAACCTAGCAAGTACACATTAGCAACACTCTTAGCGGGCTGTGCGAACGTTCCTGCTCTTGGTTTAGGCAAAGCAACTCATGGTTTCTTGATCAGAAACGGCTATGATGTTGATGATGTTCTACGCGGTGCTATGGTTGACATGTACTCCAAATGCCGATGTTTCGACTATGCTATCAAAGTATTCGAAGAGGCGGCTGCTACAAGGGACTTGATGCTGTGGAACTCTATGATCCGTGGATGCTACCGTAACGGGAGAAGCAAAGAGGTGTTTGAGCTGTTCATGGCTATGGAAGATGAAGGAGTTAAGCCTGACCATGTCACCTTTTTGGGGATCTTACGTGCTTGCATACGCGAAGGACACGTGGAGCTCGGTTTTCAGTATTTCAGTTCTATGAGCACCAAGTATTTTGTATTGCCTCAGGTTGAGCATTATGATTGTATGGTTGAGCTTTACTGCAAGTATGGGTGTTTGCGTCAGCTTGAGGAGTTTCTCCTGCTGATGCCTTTTGATCCACCTGTCCAAATGTTGACAAGGATAAATGATGCGAGCAAAAAGTACGGGTGGCGAAAGTTAGGAGAATGGGCTGCTAAACGGCTTCATGAATGA
- the LOC103846342 gene encoding inorganic phosphate transporter 2-1, chloroplastic, with amino-acid sequence MTLPYGLSSVRNHSLLLKTSHLCVPRSALGRFSPKESPLFKKNSALFLSPQKHTSLPLKLVHPLASFSSYAEGDGDQQIQNSHDSDGKGDAEAVGDFSGMANAFHISSKTARAITIVIAFSALSLPLFMKSLGQGLALKTKLLSYATLLFGFYMAWNIGANDVANAMGTSVGSGALTIRQAVITAAVLEFSGALLMGTHVTSTMQKGILMANVFQGKDMLLFAGLLSSLAAAGTWLQVASYFGWPVSTTHCIVGSMVGFGLVYGGAGAVFWSSLAKVASSWVISPLMGALVSFLVYKCIRRFVYSAPNPGQAAATAAPVAVFLGVASISFAAFPLSKIFPIALSQALACGAAGAIIFDRIIRDKLGHLLAKTKPQDTPQNQPKSIGFLSEIAGPTDTQLEIVYGVFGYMQVLSACFMSFAHGGSDVSNAIGPLAAALSILQRGAAGGGGDIVIPMDVLAWGGFGIVAGLTMWGYRVIATIGKKITELTPTRGFAAEFAAASVVLFASKLGLPISATHTLVGAVMGVGFARGLNSVRAETVKEIVASWLVTIPVGGTLAVIYTWVFTKLLSFVL; translated from the exons ATGACTCTTCCTTATGGACTCTCTTCGGTTAGGAATCACTCTCTTCTACTCAAGACTTCTCACCTCTGCGTACCTAGATCAGCTCTCGGTCGCTTCTCACCCAAGGAATCTCCTCTCTTCAAAAAGAACAGTGCCCTATTCCTTTCTCCACAGAAACACACCTCTCTTCCTCTCAAACTCGTCCACCCTTTAGCTAGCTTCTCCTCTTATGCTGAAGGAGATGGAGATCAACAGATACAGAACTCTCACGACTCTGATGGAAAAGGTGATGCAGAAGCTGTTGGAGACTTCTCTGGAATGGCTAATGCCTTTCACATTTCATCCAAAACAGCGAGGGCAATCACCATAGTCATCGCCTTCTCTGCTCTCTCCTTGCCACTCTTCATGAAATCCCTGGGACAAGGACTCGCTCTCAAGACCAAGCTCCTCTCTTACGCGACACTGCTCTTCGGTTTCTACATGGCGTGGAACATCGGAGCTAATGATGTGGCCAATGCCATGGGGACTTCTGTTGGCTCTGGAGCCCTTACCATCCGTCAAGCTGTGATTACTGCTGCGGTTCTTGAGTTCTCAGGTGCTCTTTTGATGGGAACTCACGTGACTAGCACGATGCAGAAAGGGATCCTCATGGCTAATGTGTTCCAAGGGAAAGATATGTTGCTCTTTGCTGGTCTTCTCTCTTCCTTGGCTGCAGCTGGAACTTGGTTACAG GTGGCTTCTTACTTTGGATGGCCAGTATCTACAACTCACTGTATCGTCGGATCAATGGTTGGGTTTGGACTGGTCTACGGTGGAGCTGGTGCGGTTTTCTGGAGTTCTTTAGCTAAAGTGGCTTCATCTTGGGTCATCTCTCCTCTAATGGGAGCTTTAGTCTCCTTTCTTGTCTACAAATGCATCAGAAGA TTTGTTTACAGTGCACCAAACCCGGGACAAGCGGCGGCAACAGCAGCTCCTGTCGCCGTGTTCTTAGGCGTCGCCAGCATTTCTTTCGCCGCGTTCCCTCTGAGCAAGATCTTCCCCATAGCTCTGTCCCAAGCCTTAGCCTGTGGAGCAGCAGGAGCCATAATCTTCGACAGAATCATCCGGGACAAGCTCGGCCACCTTCTCGCCAAAACCAAACCACAAGACACACCGCAGAACCAGCCCAAAAGCATCGGTTTTCTCTCCGAGATCGCAGGTCCTACAGATACTCAACTCGAGATAGTCTACGGAGTCTTCGGCTACATGCAAGTCCTCTCCGCCTGCTTCATGTCCTTCGCTCACggaggcagcgacgtctccaaCGCCATCGGACCTTTAGCCGCCGCGTTGAGCATCCTCCAAAGAGGAGCTgcgggaggaggaggagatatCGTGATCCCCATGGACGTTCTCGCGTGGGGAGGGTTCGGTATCGTTGCTGGTCTCACCATGTGGGGATACAGAGTGATTGCGACGATAGGGAAGAAGATCACTGAGCTTACACCGACGAGAGGGTTTGCGGCGGAGTTCGCGGCGGCGTCGGTGGTTTTGTTTGCTTCCAAGTTAGGGCTTCCGATATCGGCGACTCATACGCTCGTTGGAGCTGTGATGGGAGTTGGTTTTGCTAGGGGGCTTAACAGCGTGAGGGCGGAGACGGTTAAAGAGATCGTTGCTTCGTGGCTCGTTACGATTCCTGTCGGAGGTACACTTGCTGTAATTTACACTTGGGTTTTCACCAAGCTCTTGTCGTTTGTCTTGtga
- the LOC103846318 gene encoding uncharacterized protein LOC103846318: protein MEQESRIGDELSSSLLTAERLRSSVEEAKSFKTECGEVGKQADRLAQMLRTLVRLVAASQQQVYDRPIRRVVADVRKNLDRALSLVRKCRRDNVLRRVCTIINAADFRRVVSFLESSNGDVKWLLSVFDGDGGGEIVISLPPIATNDPILPWVWSLVASVQMGKVVDKIEAANQLGSLAGDNDRNKKIIVDEGGVPPLLKLLKDGSSPEGQVSAASVLKTLSCDEDKVRCIVNDVGVPVIVQVLSDSPVRVQIIVATLVARMAEHDPIAQEEFARQSVIKPLVTLLSLDVFVDDLEPSSKQHSSIHSLVQMNKDPVSKAYRSSKSNVYSEFGGSGSGSRILKKERDNESPEVKHELKVNCAEALWMLARGNVANSRRITETKGLLSLAKIVEKEDGELRYNCLMTLMEITSAAESNADLRRATFKTNSPAAKAVIDQMLWIIKEIDSPGLKIPAIQSIGSLARTFPARETRMIQPLVEKLGSSNQEVAVTAVISLQKFVCPENFLCVEHSKNIIEFGAVPLLMKLIRNFEQQVQLQCLVLLCYLSMNASNHEQLEQAKVLTVLEGAERLASLQNPELRELVSKAIYQLSLYNAGSHSQMLSYAGP from the coding sequence ATGGAACAAGAGAGCCGAATCGGAGACGAGCTCTCGAGCTCCCTCCTCACGGCGGAGCGCCTCCGCTCCTCCGTCGAGGAAGCCAAATCCTTCAAAACAGAGTGCGGCGAGGTCGGCAAACAAGCCGATCGCCTCGCTCAGATGCTAAGGACCCTCGTCCGCCTCGTCGCCGCCTCTCAGCAGCAGGTTTACGACCGCCCGATCCGGCGAGTCGTCGCCGACGTTCGGAAGAATCTCGACCGAGCGCTGTCCCTCGTCCGCAAGTGCAGGAGGGACAACGTGCTCCGGCGAGTGTGCACCATCATCAACGCCGCGGATTTTCGCAGAGTGGTGAGCTTTCTCGAGTCCTCCAACGGCGACGTGAAGTGGCTGCTGAGCGTGTTTGACGGCGACGGAGGAGGAGAGATCGTTATCTCGCTTCCTCCCATCGCTACCAACGATCCCATCCTCCCTTGGGTTTGGTCTCTTGTCGCTTCCGTGCAGATGGGGAAGGTGGTGGATAAGATCGAAGCCGCCAACCAGCTTGGCTCTCTCGCCGGAGACAACGACAGGAACAAGAAGATTATTGTTGACGAAGGTGGTGTGCCTCCGTTGCTGAAGCTGCTCAAGGACGGGTCGTCACCAGAGGGGCAAGTCTCTGCTGCTTCGGTGTTGAAAACGTTGTCTTGCGACGAGGATAAGGTTAGGTGTATAGTTAATGATGTTGGTGTTCCGGTCATCGTCCAAGTTCTTAGCGATTCTCCGGTTCGGGTTCAGATTATAGTAGCTACATTGGTGGCGAGGATGGCTGAACACGATCCGATAGCTCAAGAGGAGTTCGCTAGACAGAGTGTGATTAAGCCGTTGGTGACTTTGCTTTCGCTAGACGTCTTTGTGGACGATCTTGAACCGAGTAGTAAGCAGCATAGTAGCATCCACTCTCTTGTCCAGATGAATAAAGATCCGGTTTCGAAAGCTTACAGGAGTTCTAAGTCTAATGTGTATAGCGAGTTCGGTGGAAGTGGGAGTGGGAGTAGAATTTTGAAGAAAGAGAGGGATAACGAGAGCCCTGAGGTGAAACATGAGCTTAAGGTTAACTGCGCGGAGGCTCTGTGGATGCTTGCGAGAGGGAACGTAGCGAATAGCAGGAGGATAACGGAGACGAAAGGGTTGCTTTCTTTGGCTAAGATTGTGGAGAAAGAAGATGGAGAGTTGCGGTATAACTGTTTGATGACTCTTATGGAGATAACCTCTGCTGCTGAGTCCAACGCCGACCTTAGACGAGCAACTTTCAAGACTAACTCACCTGCTGCTAAGGCCGTTATCGACCAGATGTTATGGATAATCAAGGAAATCGATAGCCCGGGGCTTAAAATCCCGGCGATTCAGTCTATAGGGTCGTTGGCCAGGACGTTCCCGGCGAGGGAGACGAGGATGATCCAGCCCTTGGTGGAGAAGCTAGGTAGCAGCAATCAAGAAGTGGCGGTGACTGCTGTGATTTCGTTGCAGAAGTTTGTGTGTCCTGAGAACTTCCTATGCGTAGAGCATTCAAAGAACATAATAGAGTTCGGTGCGGTCCCGTTGCTGATGAAGCTGATAAGGAACTTCGAGCAGCAAGTGCAGCTGCAGTGCCTTGTTCTGCTGTGTTACCTTTCGATGAATGCTAGTAACCATGAGCAGCTGGAACAGGCTAAGGTTTTGACGGTGCTTGAAGGTGCGGAACGGTTGGCGAGTCTGCAGAATCCGGAGTTGAGGGAGCTTGTGTCGAAGGCTATATACCAGCTAAGTTTATACAATGCAGGAAGTCATAGTCAGATGCTATCTTACGCTGGTCCTTGA
- the LOC103846379 gene encoding cytochrome P450 71B9 produces MATIWFLSVVFLTCLLLAALKRKKQQRGPPSPPGFPIIGNLHQLGDLPHQSLWRLSKKYGPVMFLRLGRVPTVVVSSSETAKQALKTQYIHCCSRPSLEGPRALSYNYLDIAFSPFDDYWKELRRICVQELFSAKRVHSIQPIKEEEFKRLIDSVAESASSKSPVNLSEKFLALTVSVICKAAFGLSFQGTVLNNDRFNKLVREAFMFLGSFSASDFFPNGGWIIDRLTGLQGWRERSVRDLDDFYEQMFDLHKQGNKNGVEDFVDLLLRLEKEETVLGYGKLTRNHIKAILMNVLLGAINTSAITMTWAMAELMRNPRAMNKVQTEIRNQMGNNRSVITLDDIDQLHYLKMVIKETWRLHPPAPLLVPREVISEFEINGYKIQPKTLLHVNAWAIGRDPDTWKDPEVFFPERFMDNDIDAKGQNFELLPFGSGRRICPGMYMGTTMVEFGLANMLYQFDWKLPEGMVVEDIDMEEAPGLTVGKKNELLLVPVKY; encoded by the exons atGGCTACAATTTGGTTTCTATCAGTTGTCTTTCTCACATGTCTTCTTCTCGCCGCCTTAAAACGCAAGAAGCAGCAACGAGGACCACCATCTCCTCCTGGTTTTCCGATCATCGGAAACTTGCACCAGCTCGGAGACTTACCACATCAGTCTCTATGGAGACTCTCCAAAAAGTACGGTCCTGTGATGTTTCTGAGGCTTGGAAGAGTCCCAACGGTCGTGGTTTCTTCCTCTGAAACAGCTAAACAAGCTTTGAAAACCCAATACATCCATTGTTGTAGCCGTCCAAGCTTAGAAG GGCCAAGAGCGCTCTCTTACAATTATCTGGACATTGCTTTCTCTCCCTTTGATGATTACTGGAAAGAACTAAGGAGGATATGCGTGCAAGAACTTTTCAGTGCTAAACGAGTTCACTCGATTCAACCTATCAAGGAAGAGGAAT TTAAGAGACTGATCGATTCAGTCGCAGAATCAGCTTCTAGTAAAAGTCCAGTTAACTTGAGCGAGAAGTTTCTTGCTTTAACTGTAAGCGTGATATGCAAGGCAGCCTTTGGTCTAAGTTTCCAGGGAACTGTTCTCAACAATGACAGGTTCAACAAGTTAGTCCGCGAGGCGTTTATGTTCTTGGGGAGCTTCTCTGCCTCGGATTTTTTCCCTAATGGCGGCTGGATCATCGACCGGCTCACGGGGTTACAAGGATGGAGAGAGAGAAGTGTAAGAGATCTTGATGATTTCTATGAACAAATGTTTGATTTGCATAAACAGGGAAACAAAAATGGAGTTGAAGATTTTGTGGACTTGCTATTGAGGTTGGAGAAAGAAGAAACTGTTCTTGGATATGGCAAGCTCACAAGAAACCATATCAAAGCAATCTTGATG AACGTTCTTCTAGGAGCCATCAATACTTCTGCAATAACAATGACATGGGCAATGGCAGAACTTATGAGAAACCCGCGAGCAATGAATAAAGTACAAACCGAAATCAGAAACCAGATGGGAAACAACAGATCAGTGATCACTTTGGATGACATAGATCAGCTCCATTACTTGAAAATGGTGATCAAAGAAACATGGAGGCTACACCCTCCAGCACCTCTTCTGGTTCCCAGAGAAGTGATATCTGAATTTGAGATAAATGGCTACAAGATTCAGCCCAAGACACTGCTTCATGTGAATGCATGGGCCATCGGGCGTGATCCCGATACCTGGAAAGACCCTGAAGTGTTTTTCCCAGAGAGGTTTATGGATAATGACATTGATGCAAAGGGACAGAACTTTGAGCTGTTGCCGTTTGGAAGTGGCAGGAGAATCTGTCCTGGAATGTACATGGGGACAACAATGGTTGAGTTTGGTCTGGCGAATATGTTGTATCAATTTGACTGGAAGTTACCAGAAGGCATGGTGGTCGAAGATATCGACATGGAAGAAGCTCCTGGACTCACTGTGGGCAAGAAAAATGAGCTTCTACTTGTTCCTGTTAAGTATTGA